Genomic DNA from Hordeum vulgare subsp. vulgare chromosome 2H, MorexV3_pseudomolecules_assembly, whole genome shotgun sequence:
TGCTTGGCAGTGTTTTTGACACCTTAGATGAGGGAAAACTCACAGAGGCCAGTACTACAAATCCCTGTTTGGCATTTTCCGCTGTCCACCCACTTGGCTGCAATATTCGTCTCACACTTTTGCTTTTATCAAccaggaggtggaagaaatccTTGAGCTCCTCAAGTCAACTTGGCGTATACTAGGAATCACAGAGACAATTCATGATACGTGCTATGCATGGGTATTATTCCGACAGGTAAAGCACTAGAAGAGGCTATCCTTCTTGGTATTTTTTTGACATCTATCTCAAGCCGgacggatgaagtggcgccaagcttttgGCTTTCTATGCGACGAGAGTGccccaaaagctaaaaggcaggttctATAGGACGGCGATTTGACCTGCAATGTTGTATGGCgctgagtgttggccgactaaaaggcgacatgttCAACAGTTAGGTGTGGTGGAGAtgcacatgttgagatggatgtgtggccacgcAAGGACTGGGTCCGGAATGATGATTTACGAGATAGAGtcggggtagcaccgattgaagagaagcttgtccaacatcgtttgatatggtttgggcatattcagcgcaggcctccagaagctccagtgcatagcggacggctaaaATGTGTTGATAATGTCAAGAGCGGTCGGAAGTACTGGATTATcgccaaagaactagccatggacaggggtgcgtggaagctcgctatccatgtgccagaaccatgagttggttgcgagatcttatgggtttcacctctagcctaccccgacttgtttgggactaaaggctttgttgatgttgctgttttaTCCTTCTTGGAGTATTTCGTGCTTTTGCTGTGGCGGGCCTTAGATATCTCTACGGCAGCAATCAGTTGTGTTTCTGGATTCTGGCATCTAGTTTTTTTTAAGAGTTCCGAGTGAGCCAAAAGCAAGGGAGGATCTTCTCATCCTTATCCAATTTTTAGTGACAGCACCTCTAGCCTTTTCTCTTCATAGTGTCAGTCTGTCAGAGAAACTTATCTGAAAAAAAAACCTTAGCGCAAACTCCAGTTTTACCTTCACCATTTTATGGAAATGATGGCTTTTCGTCAGAGACAGTTATCTGAAAAAACCTTTAGTGCAAACTCCCCTTTTCCCTGTACCATTTATGGAAATGATGCCTTTTCATAATATAAAGTAGTTCAAGTTAAGCCTGTCATAATGTAGGGTTATCATTAAAGTGGTGAGTCATATCTAAAACCAGTAACCACTGGGTCATTAGTTTTTCTTGAGATCAAAAGATGCTCTTGCATAAACCATACTGGACTAAACATGTAGTCCTGTTCAGTAGGATGCTACTAATTTATTAGTTCATGAACCAAGTCACCATCACCATAGTATGATAATTGATGTAGGTTCTGCAACACAGTTTGTTTTTACAGGTGAGCAAGGACTCCTGAAAGTTGTGATTGAGCATTTGAGGAAGATACCCTTGAAGGAACAGCGTGGTCCACAAGAACGCTTGCACTTGAAAAGTCTACGTAGTTCTGTTGATGCCGATGATAGCTGCCAGGACTTTACGTTTTTTCAGTCTTTCCTGTCTCCAGTTCAGAAATGGgtggacaagaaattgaatgattATCATCTGCACTTCTCAGAGGTTTGTTTTTCTGAATCTGGGTTTGCTGATGTGCACCTAAGATGCATGGCAAGTGAACCTCtttgaaactaatcctttgatctCAACAAGGAATAGATCTGGATTTGTTTGCTTTATACAGTAAATATTTACCATGTCAGTGAAGATGAGTAATACAATCATGTACCACTTCCTGCATGCTATGTCTGATTTTTATTCACCACCGCATGTTGCAACACATATACGCATAAGGCAGCCCATCATCATTGCTGGTTGCTTATCATTTGTTCCTGAATGACTGCATGTGCCTTGCTATGATAAAAACATGCAAATTGTATATTTAAATATCCCATGGAATAGTTCGCAGGCATAGTTTCTCTTGTCAAGCTTGTCATGTTCATCTCTTGTTTTTATTAGGCTCATGTGTGTTTCATATTTGATCTAACCTGCACATAGATTTGAGCCCATAATTTTCTTTTAGTTCACCATTTTTTTCATTTGCATTGCATACACGCATGCGCGGGTGGTTTTACAGTCCTTCAACCTAAGGCTAGACGGCGGTATCATGCCGTGTTCTTTGTCTCAGATGAATCTTCTTTGATACGCCACAGTACTCGCGTGTGGGCGTCCACTACAATCCCTACAACTATTGTAGAGGTATAGGAGCCTCATGTTACACGGGTGCACACTTTTGCACCAAACACACATGTATGTACTATTATTAAATATGACACACCATGTCAATCCTAGAGGTTGAAATCAGGTGGGTGGGAACTGTTAGAGAGAATTGTATTGTTGTAGTACTCTTTATAATATTCCTTTTGTCCGAGAATTCCTACTTTATCTTCTCTCATGTACATGTATGTATTAGACCTAGAGCCCATGGAATAGATTAAGTAATTATTCATATCATGGTATGAAGAGCTGGCTTTGAAGGTTCGATTTTTTTGTTTCACTTGGCTCCTTTAAGATCGATCTGGTCGTTCCCTCTCCTCTGTCTTCTTCTGCACGCCATGGTTGTGCGCAGCCACCATGCTATCTGTACCATGTCGGTTTCTTTTCTGACGGCCGCTGCTTTTCACCACGCCATATCTGCCCTCTGTTTCTGCTGAGCTTCCATGCTCCTGCTCTCCTGAGCTCTGCCGCTGCAACCCTCTTCCTCAGGCTGCCGAGCAGGCATTCTGCTCCATTTTCAGAGTGATCTGTCTGTATGTAGATGCTCTTAAAAATAATGCCATCTTCTAGCTCTTCATCGGGCAATGTCTCTGTTCCCCTCCGTCTGGTGATCTTCGATGGTATCAACTACCATGGCATGGCCATTTACGTGCACCTTCATATCCAATCAGTGACTGAGATTTTCTTCCTGGTAAGGTGCAGTGCCTGCCTTCCTTTCCCTGTCATGCATGTACTCGCATGGTACTGCTGAGAAAGATGCTCAAAAAAAGAAGGCTCCTAAGGACACTCACAAGCATGCACTTGATCATCATGATGAGGTTATGGAGTCGTGCAATACCCAGTTTGCTGCCTACAAGCCATTGCTTGCTAAgtccaactaaccttctcctggcgAGGCATTATCTTTTCCTGATGCACCACCATCTCCTTAGTATGCCCTTCATGCTCGTCCCGGTATGCCTATTGACCACCTTGGTTTTTGCAGGCGTGGGCTCCTGCCGAGCTGACTTTTTTTtctgtgatattcttcatcaggaaTGGCAGCATGCAATGGTAGATGAGTTTGCTGCCCTTGAACTCACTATTCATAACAGGACCGAACACTCTCACTCCAACCTTGCATGTTGCTATTTCTGTTGTGTTCAGACTACCATTTGGGATCTGCTATCTCTAAGCTAGTGTAGATTCTAGTGGACCTGTTCATCTCTTATTTTTGTTTGTAATGATATTCTTATTTTTTACCCAGATTAAATTTGTCTTTACATCTGCAGGGTTCCAGTATGATGGTTGATATCGTAACAGTAGCAATGCTTACTAGGCGAATCCttggtgaagaaaatgacaaggTGCTGAAGCTTTACATTCAATCCTTTATTTCTCATCCAACATGCCTTTTTTAATCTAAAAATTGGACCGTCTACCTGTGGCTAGTGTACGTATGAGCACCAACGCTTCCAGGCATTTCTTGAGCAAAAGTAACTCGAGTACAAACAAATCTAGTAGTATTCCTCACAAAATGGTCTCTAACCACCACACGTCTCATCTTCTAACTTGTGGCAGTATACAGTAGCAACCTTTTGTTCTCAATAGCAAGCGCTGCATAATGTAGAAAAGCAGAGCTTTAGCGTTTGCACATACAGACAAATCTGATTTCGCACCGTATTTGCTTTTTCTGCATCAGGCAATGGAGTCACCTGATCGAGACCAGATTGACCGTTACATCACTTCTTCTGTCAAAAGTGCTTTCATGAAGGTGATCTTATTTGCAGCTGCAATTATTCTTTTATAGTGTAGCTCTAATATTGCTGATTTTCTTTCCTTCCTGATGAATTTTTCTCATTTTACCATGAGATGGATATAATAAGATCACTTATTCACCCATGCCTGCTTATGCAGACCTTGAATGTTGGTCCATTATAGTATTACATGTATCGTATTTGATCACCTTCACTTCTATAAATCTCTGTTATGGTCACCGTTGGCGAGATTCTTTGCAGTTAGAGGTGTTCGATCACTTTGTATATTTGAATGTGGCATACCTCTGTTATTTTAGTAGGACTGTAGTTTGGTTCTTTGTCCCAAATTTTGTGTGTGCTTTTTGGCATTTTGGTCTAGAGGATTTGTTCTGGTCTTTTCCTGGTCACTATATTCCTCAAAAGTCAGTCTGACATGAGGCCTTCTATGCAATATTCATGTTCTATGTGCGTATAAGAGTTTAAGCACGTGGTTTCATCTGCATGTCAAAGGATATAAATGCTAGATTCTATATCTTCATATTTGTACTGTTAATTGTGACTTTTTTTCTGGTCAGATCATTAGTTTTTTAGTGTACTGGGTTGGAAACCCATGTCTGCAACTCAAGTGGACATCGCCATCTATATCCATATAGTGCAATCTGTAGTTGTATAGATCATGTACTTTTCTAGTTCCATCTATATGTCAACActctagattttgttttgttttgtttcagATTGCACATTCCATAGAGATTAAAGCAGACACATCACATGAGCATGTTTTAGCATCTCTAGCCGAGGAGACAAAGAAGCTTTTGAAGATAGAGGCAAACATTTTTTCCCCAGTTTTATCAAGATGGCATCCACAGGCAGCAGTTCTTTCTGCTTCCCTTCTCCATAAACTGTATGGAAACAAATTGGTAAGTTATAATAAATAACTGTTAAATCCATCATAATCTTGTGAGGCTGCATGCTTACGTTAAGCTGTGGCAGGGACCTTTTCTTGAGCACGCTGAGCATCTTACGGAGGACGTAGTTTCCGTATTTCCGGCAGCTGATTCTTTGGAGCAGTACATAATGTCAGTGATGGCTTCTGTTGTGGGTGACGATGGTTTGGACAGCCTATGTAGACAAAAGCTAGTTCCTTATGAGGTTAGATCTTTTCTTCCTCAACTACAAACAATCACAAAAACGCAAATTTCTTGGGTGTCACCTTGACAATTTACATGCTATGGTCATGCCCCCCCCTCCCTCTTTAGCATCCATTATTTTGCATTGGGCCTTCTTGTTGTGTTTATCCTGATTTGCTGCCTTTTTGTTTATCTCAGATTGAAAGTAAATCAGGCACGGTTGTTTTACGCTGGGTGAATGGGCAACTTGAGAGAGTTGAAACTTGGGTTAAAAGGGCTGCTGAACAAGAGGTTAGCACATTTCTTTTTGCATATGAATGTTTTTGAGTTTGTGTAAGCATTTTACTAGGTATGCTAGATCATTTTGTTTTACTGCCACTTGTTACAATATATCCTTTTCCCATGCCACTTGTCTTTGCTTCCTAACATTACTTTGGTACTCATCGAGTGTTCTTATAAATTTTCTGCACCATTTTATCTATGCTAAATTTTATGTTTGACAGACTTGGGATCCTATATCCCCTCAACAACGCCATGGGGGTTCTATTGTTGAAGTCTATAGAATCATAGAAGAGGTGTTGCTTCTGTCCTCCACTATCTCTTTAATTTTTTGTTCATTAATCTCTTCTTACAGGTTAATCTCTAATGTTGTTTCTCTTTTATGCCACAATATTTCAAAGTTATTTACATTtaatgttttaaaatattttttttgcttGATAAATGAGCTGTCTCTGTGAAAGTAATGATCACTTGTGAACTATTGCAGACTGCAGATCAATTTTTTGCATTCAAGGTTCCTATGCGAATTGGGGAATTAAATAGCTTCTGTCGTGGTATCGACAAGGCATTTCAAATTTATACACAACTTGTTACTCAACCCATAGGTTTGTATCATCACCATTTTCTTTCTCCTTCAGTATCTTTCTGTTTATCTTGCTGGacgtttatatattttttcttcacCTTTATTTCCTGTCAAGTAGCTCTGAAGTCAAATATTATCTTGTTGTAGAGCACAAACCTGTAAAATTGTGCTTTAGATTGATGGTCCCTGCTAAATAGTATAGTTGAGATAGTATCTAGTATGGACAAAAGAAATATCTATCCCATTTGTTTTAGCCCGCATGCTTTAGTTTAACCTTTTATTTTCTCTAGCTCTTAATTGGTAATGGTTTTTGTGTGCTTGCAGTTGACAAAGAAGATTTAGTTCCACCTGTTCCTGTCCTTACTCGATATAAAAAGGAGCTTGGAATCAAAGCTTTCGTAAAAAAGGAAATCCAAGAAGTCAGACCTGTTGATGAGAGAAAATCAAGTGAAATAGTTCAACTTACGATGTCAAAGCTATGTGTGCGGCTTAACAGTCTATATGTGAGTttgttacttacaactcatgctgCTACGTTGCTTTTATTTAGAATGACTTGCCAAGTTTCTGGGCAATTTTTGATACACAAAGATGTaaatgagaaggaaaaacacatagCAATTTTCATagaagatttattttggaatggtTGACACTCACGCTGGAGCAGTATTTCCTTAAATTTGTAGACTTCAGATATGGAGTTGATAATTATGCTGCTAACCTGCTACAGCTTGCAGTCACATTAAATATATCTTTTGTAACTGGTGGCTGTATCTTCGAAAGTTTCTGGTTTGATGCTGTTCCCCTTTTGAATGCCGTTAATATTAAGTTGTTGCATTATTAGTAATATTGGTTATCAGTAATTTTACATTGAATCATTGCAGAATTTTCTATTGATTGTGCTGATGGTTGTGGACTTGACATAATATTGTTGTATCGAGTCAATAGCTGGTACTGGCTGTTGCCATGATTTACATCAACAGGATCCATGGCATTCTTTTATATTTAACCACGATTTACATCAACAAGACTCATGCCATTCTTTTGATAATTGACGTTCTTGCTATTCTCTTGTTCATTTTGATTACTTTGAGAGTTTATGAACTGGAAGTTTTTTTTTATTAATATCCAAACAGTATGCTATAAGCCAGCTAGGCAAGTTGGAGGACAGCATAAGTGAGCGGTGGGCTAAAAGGCAAAGTGACAAAATTAACATCAGTAAGTGTGCATTTAAAAAAAAAGTAATCAGTTTATCTGTAGGATTCTCTGATAGCATTGCCACTTAATCTGTTTGGTCTAGTCCACATAGATCAAACTAATTCATTTATTTATTCAAAATATTGTAACTGTATTAGGACGATCAATGAACGGCAAGTCAAAGAGCGTAGTCTCCAATCAGAAGAATCAATTTGATGGCAGTAGAAAAGAAATCAATGCTGCTATTGACCGGGTATGTGAATTTACAGGTAAGAAAATATGTATGCACTCAGCAGTGGTACTTGGAAGCTGATAGCTTGTCAATGTTGAAGTTTGCATCTTTTCTTTCGTAGGGTTAAAGGTCATATTTTGGGACCTCCAACAGCCATTCATCGACAATATGTACAAAAACAATGTTTCGCAAGCTCGATTGGACACTATTGTCGAAGTTCTTGATTTGGTACGTTCATGAGTTTGCATGCGAGAAATCTTATGGACGGTTATTGTGTCAGAAATTTGTTTTTTGTCAAATGCTAAGCATATGCTGATACCTCATACTTTGGACAAGCATATTTATTAGCATTTCTTTCTAAAGGTTTCCACTTGTAGTCTAGTTGGTAAGCTACTAAGCTTCTGCCGAACTAATTGGCATTTATTGATGTCAATGCTCAATCTTTAGGTGCTTGCTCAACTCTGTGACGTCATTGTGGAGCAACTGCGAGATCGTGTGGTTACAGGGCTTCTGCAAGCATCCCTGGTGATAATTTTGGCTGTTGAAATCACTGAGAGGCTGTAAAAGTTTTGATTATAATTTTGTCGTAATTTCTCTTTTGGTAGGATGGCTTAGTTCGGGTAATACTAGATGGAGGTCCTACACGCATCTTCTCTCCAAATGATGCCCCTCTTTTGGAGGAAGATCTTGAAATTCTTAAGGTATATTGTTATCAGAAGACATCTTGGCTGCTTTTGTGCCTAGAACATCTTGCCTTGTCTTTATTGTCCGACCAATAAACATATTGTTGTCTTAAGTTATACACAAGGGGCATCTTGTGTGTGGCTGTATCATTCTATAACGAACATGCTTATCATGTGTCTGGAACATATATTTAATCTTGCCTTGTCTTTATTGTCCGACCAATAAATGTTGTCTTAACCCATGCTGACTACTTTTTTGCTTACCTTAAAAGTTACCCCTTTTTTTGCTGTAGGAATTCTTCATATCTGGCGGAGATGGGCTGCCTCGTGGAACTGTTGAGAATTTGGTCTCGCGTGTTCGTCCTGTAATAAATCTGATCAAGCAAGAGGTAAATTTGGATTAATTTTGTCATGAACCTTTTGGGGGAATTGGTTAATACTGATAGAACAAGTGCACCATTTTTTTTTTGAGAAGCACCATCTATAACGACCTTGCCATATCTGCAACTATACGCATAATGCTTTGAACGCCTACTAGAGTGACCTTAGtgatttcctttttcttcaaaCTAGCTACAGTTCAATTCTAGAAAATATTCCATAATTGAATCAATAACTGCTTAGCAGTGTGCTGTCGAGTTGTTAAGACTTGGGACCAATGGCGTAGCCAGGAGTAAAATGAAGGGTGTGCACACTTTAAAAAATTCTACTCAATTCAAGTATCATTCAATATTTGACAAAAAAAAGGATGTCCATtggtagaaactagggttctaccggGTCTTGGCCGGAGGTTTGTAGGGGATGGAGGGGATCGGCCGTGGTCGCCGACGCAGGGGCGCCGTCTCGCacggatgggggcggcggcgcgatggaagaggcggctagggttagggcaccGACTCCTGGTTGGAGCCGATCAAAATAGATTGATCTTTGCTTAATCTCAAAAGTGTTGATTACATGACTATATATAAGTTCCCTAGGCTATAATaaactgggctaagcccctaatattaTTAAGATAACTGAGCTAGTTTGGCTAACTGAAGCTATGGTCATAACATTTCTTCCCGCCTGCGCAaatagctcgtcctcgagctggacatcTAGAAAATGTTGGCGGAACTCCTGGAGCTTCTCCCAAGGTGCCTTCGGAGGGTTGAGCTGGTCCGAAGTACGTCATACATCAAGGCCTGGAATGTCGCCGGCGCATTGGAGAGACCGAAAGGCATCACCAGAAACTCGAAGTGGTCGTGATGGGAACCAGAATGCAAATCGAGCGTAGGGAATAAGCATGGCCCTGGCGGCTCTTCCCGGAGCTCTTGCACGACCGATATAGGAAAATTGACCCTCGTCGTCTTGGCAGTGAGAGCACGATAATCGAGGCAGAAACGTCACGAGCCCTCGGGCTTGTGAACAAGGAGCACGGGTAAAAGGTTGTCGTGCCGTTGTAGGAGATGAGCCAACTGGGGCGGCTCGAAGTCTGCTATGGCGGTCGACAACTGAGGGAACTGCTGGAGAAGTGCCACCCTCGCCCTTCCACTACACCATGCGCCCTTGACGCCATAAAGTCATGGTCAGTGCGTCGAAGTCCCAAAGGATGGGTCTGAGCGCAAGAAGTCgacgccgaggatgaagtcgtagtcGCCCAAGTCGATGCCGACGCACGTGATGGTGAAGGACTTGTCGCCGATGAGGATGAGAACCTGCTGCGCAATTCCGTGGCAGCGGAGACGGTCATCATTAGCCACGGTAACTCGGAGCTGCTCGCCGCCCGTCGGCTGGAGGGCCAAGCAACGCATAGTAGACGCGGGCAGGAAGTTGTGTGTAGAGCCCGTGTCCAGGAGAGCTAATTGGCGCTCCCCATTAACCGTCATTGGCAACAACATCGTTGTTTCTGCTCGTATGCCGTCAAGGGTATGCAGGGAGACCACGAGAGCGGTGGCGGACGCCGGGGCCGCCGCCTCGGCAAGCTCGGAGGGAGCTGTATCCTCTGCGACATAGTCGTCCGCCTCCAGGTAGAAGAGGCGTGGGCAGACGTGGCCTGACAcgtagggctcatcgcagttgAAATATAACCCCTGGCGACGACGCTCGTTTTGTTCGGCTGGGGTTAGCCGACGGAACGGTCGAGTTGTTGCTGTGGCGGGCGTCCTTGTCGCCGGCTGGGTAGGCTGGCTGGGTGCAGACATAGCCGGCTGAGGGGGTGGGCGAGGTGCCTGGGCCGGGAACGCCTGTTGCATAGCCACCGTCCGCTGCTCGAACGCGCGGGCATAGTACATGGCCGTCTGGATGTCCTACGGTCCCCGAAGCTCTACGTCCACGCGGATATGATCTGGCAGaccgccgacgaagagctcggcccGTTGACGGGCCGTAATGTCAGGCGCGTGGCACGCCAGGGcctggaagcggtcggcgaagttCTGCACCGTGGAGGTGAAGGGGAGTCGGCCTAGCTCCGCCAGCCGGCTCCCGCGTATCGGCGGCCCGAAGCGAAGGAGACAAAGCTCGCGAAAGCGCTCCCATGGGGGCATGCCGCCCTcgtcgagggcgtagtaccacgtcTGCGCGGCGCCTCGGAGGTGATATGAGGCGAGCCAGGTGCGGTCCGATGCGAGTGTGCGTTGCCCCGAAAGAACTGCTCACACCGATTAAGCCAGTTGAGCTTGGCGAAGCGCGGGGGTGTCTGAGTATGACCGTCGTGGCCGTACGGGTCGGCGGTGTGGAGcagcatggggggggggggcggcgccaGGTCGGTGGACACACGGGGTCCCCCATGAAACGGCTGCCCGTCGAGGCCGGCGTAGGGGCCCGCGGAGCTGGAGGGCCCGCCGTACTGCAGGGTGGGCGCCGGCTGTGGTGACGACCCGGCCAACCAGGCTGGAAGCGTTGACGGTGAAGGCGGGAACCGGACCTGGTGGATCGGGACTCCCACCGGCGCGGTCGTAGCCGGCCAGGAGTGGATCGGCGGGGGCGCTTGCAGCTGCAGCGGCTGCTGCAGGGGGAAACGGGCACGGGGAGGTCGCGAGGGTCGGCGACGGCCACTGTGGCCAGGGCGGGTTGGAGGCAGGAGACGGCTGCAGCTGCAGCGACCCAGTGAGCGCCGCGGAGGCCACCGGGTGCGGCGGTTGCCACGGCAGGAGCAACGGCCCGGTGGCAGCGGCCCGTAAGGCCCAGCCAAGTAGAGGCGGATGCTCTGGACCGCGGTGGCGAGATCGCGGAGCGCTCCAGTGACTTCCTGCACCAACTGGGCGCGCCAAGGATCATGCTCAAGCTCGACCTAACCTGGGCCTTCGACTCCATATCATGGCCCTTCCTCTTCGAGGCCTTGCGCCAATATGGCTTCGGAGCGAGGTTCCGGGAGTGGCTGGccatcctcctctcctcggccagcACCCGCGTCTTGCTTAATGGCGTGCCGGGACCCCCGATCTGGCACCGCCGCGGGTTGAGACAGGGCGACTCGACATCCCCTCAGCTCTTTGTCTTGGCCGTCGACACGCTCAGCCGCCTCATGCAACGGGCGCTCCAGGCCGGCATTCTCCGGAGACTGCACCCCCGACGCAACATCCCGGCTATCTCACTTTACGCCGATGATGTGATGCTGTTCTGCCACGCCTCGACCGACGAGGTCCTTGCCGTGAAGGGCATCCTAGGGGTTTTTGGCTCCGCCTCCGGCCTGCACGTGAACTACGGCAAGAGCTCTGCCACTGCGCTTCATGGAGATGAGTCGACCGCCGAATCATTAGCAATTCTTGGCTGCCAGACGGCAGCTCTGCCCATCACGTACCTGGGTATCCCCCTCTCCACGCGCCGCCCCTCCGCGGCTCAGATGCAACCTCTAGTCGACAAGGTGTCCGACCGCCTCCCTTCGTGGAAGGCATGGCTCATGAACAAGGCCGGGCGGCTGGCGCTCGTCAAGTCTGTGCTTAGCGCCATCCCCATCCACCAAATGCTGGCCCTAGCGCCCCCAAAGAAAACCCTGAAGCAGCTTGAGAAGATACAGCGCGGGTTCTTATGGGCAGGACGCGAGGCCGCCCACGGTGGGCACTGTCACGTGAACTGGCGCCGGGTATGCCGACCGCTTGAGTACGGCGGCCTGGGTGTCCGCGACCTTGAGCGCACAGGGCTCGCCCTTAGGCTCCGATGGCTATGGCTCTCGCGGACGGACTCTAGCCGCGCATGGCATGATCTGGGCCTGCAGTTCACCCCCGAGGAGCACGGCCTCTTCCATGCCTCCACCACC
This window encodes:
- the LOC123425733 gene encoding protein unc-13 homolog encodes the protein MDEENPVELLQRYRRDRHVLLNYILSGNLIKKVVMPPGAISLDDVDIDQVSVDYVLNCAKKGDPLDLGDAIRLYHDSLDYPYVDNTGDVEGFYLLTRPEYSGSAPTREPPPIPATAPPRVVVPPPVVEQPQIAVPSSVANLPKSLSLDSPTEKELTIDDIEDFEDDEGEFDSRRASRRHQTDANDLSLRLPLFETGITDDDLRETAYEILVAAVGASGGLIVPKKEKKKEKRHRLMRKLGRSKSESAEVQTHRQPGLVGLLEILRAQLEITESMDIRTRQGLLNAMVGKVGKRMDNLLIPLELLCCISRAEFSDMKAYLRWQKRQLNMLEEGLINHPIVGFGELGRKVNELRNLFRKIEESESLSPSAAEVQRTECLRSLREVATSFSERPARGDLTGEVCHWADGYHLNAALYEKMLGSVFDTLDEGKLTEEVEEILELLKSTWRILGITETIHDTCYAWVLFRQFVFTGEQGLLKVVIEHLRKIPLKEQRGPQERLHLKSLRSSVDADDSCQDFTFFQSFLSPVQKWVDKKLNDYHLHFSEGSSMMVDIVTVAMLTRRILGEENDKAMESPDRDQIDRYITSSVKSAFMKIAHSIEIKADTSHEHVLASLAEETKKLLKIEANIFSPVLSRWHPQAAVLSASLLHKLYGNKLGPFLEHAEHLTEDVVSVFPAADSLEQYIMSVMASVVGDDGLDSLCRQKLVPYEIESKSGTVVLRWVNGQLERVETWVKRAAEQETWDPISPQQRHGGSIVEVYRIIEETADQFFAFKVPMRIGELNSFCRGIDKAFQIYTQLVTQPIVDKEDLVPPVPVLTRYKKELGIKAFVKKEIQEVRPVDERKSSEIVQLTMSKLCVRLNSLYYAISQLGKLEDSISERWAKRQSDKINIRRSMNGKSKSVVSNQKNQFDGSRKEINAAIDRVCEFTGLKVIFWDLQQPFIDNMYKNNVSQARLDTIVEVLDLVLAQLCDVIVEQLRDRVVTGLLQASLDGLVRVILDGGPTRIFSPNDAPLLEEDLEILKEFFISGGDGLPRGTVENLVSRVRPVINLIKQETRVLIDDLREVTQGGKSKFGSDSKTLLRVLCHRNDSEASHYVKKHFKIPSSAPPST